The nucleotide window TTCACATCTCTAGCTTTAAGCATATTAGATGCTATTGCATCCATTTTATGCATGGTACCCAGCAATGCGCAGCCTCCAATTATTTTATTGTTGTTATTGGCTTGAGAATACAATTTTATGTTTCAGATCGAACCATTCAAAATCCATCCATTTGTACAAGATGTTACACAGTTCCAAATAGCTTGAACATAACCCTTTTTACTTAAGAAGATAAACTAATAATTAAGTATCATGGATACTTTTTACATCATACTATAAAATGACCTTTGGAATGTTGGACACCCCTAGCTTCAAAAGAGGATAAGAATTCAGTGCTTTATATATACTATAAAAAAAATTAACTCTTTGAAATCCTCATTTCTATGCATGTGATATGAGATAGATTATATATGATATATATACGAGAGAAAAACGAGTTTATCAGTTCTGAACAAGTGGATAATATCTTAATTATTTCAGTTGGATACTTCTGGACAATTCACTACTATATATGTGTGTGTGATTTGCAGGTTATTCCTCTTATGTACTAGCTCCTTCCCAAAATATAAGGCGCTGATTGACTTTTCTGGTCTTCGTTACACAACTTTGACTATGATTTTCATGTATTATATGTCTGCAAAATTAGTATACAGACATATGAAATAAAATTGTTTTGAAAGATAAATACGACGATACCATTTATACATGTTTAATCCATGTACTTTGGGATATATTAGTCAAAGTCGTGCATCAAAGACCGTGCAAAGTCAATCACGCCTTATATTttgggaaggagggagtaccttgAACACATGATACTGTATAAAGTTAATATGATATGCCCCTGATCAATTAATACTACATTATATGCTGGTGTACCTTCAAACACTTTTGTACAGAATCTTGCTTgtattactatttttatataCATTATTAATTTCGTGATAAACTGTATATTTGTGTAAATTCTGATGTGATTTTGGTTTGGTGAACAGTATGAACGAGATCATTGACAAGTATAGTACTCATTCAAAGAACCTGGGGAAATCTGATCAGCAGCCGGCTATTGATTTAAATGTATGTATAGCATTTTTTTTGTAAAAAAGAGAGCAAAAAGTTATGTAATTAACTAGGAATTATACTATTCCTAACGAAAATGATAACAGTTACAGATGTATTATCTTTTCAGTTAGAGCACTGCAAGTATGACAGTTTGAATGAACAACTCGCAGAAGCAAGTCTTGGACTTAGGTTATGTTCTGTTCCCATCCTGGATTTGTGTGATTAACTATAAGTTGTTAACTACAAAGCGGCTGAAATATTAACGGTTAATGCCATGCTCTATATTATAGACACATGAGAGGTGAGGAACTTGACGGACTGAGTGTCGGTGAGTTGCAGCAGATGGAAAAGAATCTCGAAACAGGATTGCAGAGGGTGCTTTGTACAAAGGTAGGGTGACATCTCTTTCTCCTTCAGCTTGGTTTTGATTGTGCAGGCACTATGCCAATTGTTTCACATGATATATGTGTCTGCAGGACCGGCAATTCATGCAACAAATTAGTGACCTCCAACAAAAGGTGAGGAATGATCTCTATTGTTTATTTAGGCTTTTGGCAGCAGATTGCGCAGTTCCTTTTTTGGATCATGTATGTCAGGCAAATTATCAAACTACTTACAcatgtatatttctttacagagggagtattagATATACATGTATGTAATGGAGTCGAATGGGTTTTATGGCAGTTACCTGAATTGTTGCAGGCATGTAGGAAATTAATTGTTTGAACTGGTTCAAAAAAATTTGTTTGAAAATGTTGCATGCTAAGAACCTTAATTTATAGTGAATAATATTGTGTATGACATATGTTGCTGATTGCTGAACTCTCAAGTGACCTTAATTTATATTGACTATTGCTAATAGAGCCCATTAGTAGGGAAATTAAATTGTTAATTCCAATTCTCATAGATTCATAGGGAATGCCCTTCCAGTATGCACAGAGATGGAGAATGATATGAATATACATGTGGAAGTAGTAGATGTGCATGTCATGTGCAACAAGACAATACCTAAAATTGGCACAGTACATGTTAAACAAGAGGCAAATCGACAAGTGGACTCTTTTTTCTTTCCCATATTGATAATGTCAAGAGAGGTTGGGGTAGACCGAACTTGACATGGGAGGAGTTCATAAAGAGAGATCTGAAGGactggagtatcaccaaagaactagccaTGGACAGGGGCATGTGGAAGCTTACTATCCATGTGCCAGAActatgagttggttgcgagatcttgtgggtttcacctctagcctaccccaacttgtttgggactaaaggctttgttgttgttgttgttgttgttgttgtataTTGAATGAAATGTTATCAGCAATATATCCCTTTATGTGTGGTTTTAAAATTTTATTATTTATTTAAGTGGAAGAAATTATTCTTTTACCACCAACACAGTCAATGGAGTTGCTCCCTGATTGCATTATTTTTATTATAAACTATTCAGCAACACAAAATTGACTAGATTAAGTTTATTGGTTTTGAGAATATTTTTGGTGTACTTCTACAAGGTGAACATTTGATAATGTAATTTCTCTTTTCCTTGTAGGGAACACAGCTGGCAGAGGAAAATATGCGCTTGAAAAACCAAGTAATAAGATTTTAGATGCATTCGTAGTCCTGCACTTAATCAATCTTTATAAGAAGTGCAGCTTGAACAAAAGTCCAATAAAAGTTGAGGTGGCAGAGTACACATTTACATCATGTTCGTGTGCTTGGATGTAGATGCATGAGGTGCCAACTGCTAGCACGGCCGTTGCCGAAGCCGAAAATGTTGTCCCTGAAGATGCTCATTCATCTGACTCTGTGATGACGGCAGTACATTCGGGAAGCTCACAGGACAATGATGACGGTTCTGATATATCCCTGAAACTAGCGTGAGTTTCGTCCAGAAACCCTTGCTCATCATCTTTATCCTGATCATATGCTAGTCTCAAAATGCCTTCATAGAATCTGCGACATGAGAAAAAATATATATAGtagttactccctccgttcccaaattgtatattttgtactccctctgtactatacttttgggacggagggagtactattatgggacggagggagtagttagcTCTGATAACTGGAGATGAGTCTGACAGCTCTAATTTCAATGTGTGTTTGTCGGTTTTTATTTTTGAGGGAACCAATGTGTGTCTGTCACCTGACTGAGTTACCAACAGTTTATATCATCAATTCTGAAATGTGGCAGATTCTTATTCACTGAACAGGTTACCTTGGAAGTAAGGACCGTGGGGAGGCCACCATGAGTTGCCTTGGTAGAGAGAAGATGTGAAATGCTATGGGGAATCACTCCAAGATAGGCTGGCTGGAATGGTCCCATAGTAGAAGCCAGATCAGTTTAACCCGATCGAGTTGTCGTTTTATGTCTCCGTTTGCACGGCGCAGTTGTCCACCTTTATGCCTGGGAATTCAGTCACTGAACTTGTAGCGTATCTTCTTGTCTTGCTCTGTAGCGACATGTATCATTCGTGCAAACTATGTATGTGCCTGCTACGGCTATGTGTACTTATTTTATGATGAAGCGTAAGCGTGTTAGTGAATTTGCAATTCGCTGAGGCAGGGCAAAAAAGCTTAAAAATATATTTAGAAAAATGTGGCATCGCCCGGGATTGAACCGGAGACCTTCAGTGTGTTAGACTGATGTGATAGCCAGCTACACCACAACACCATAATTAATTTTCTTATTGTAATGTTTTATTTATATATTTTAATAGATGATAGTGTCAATCCGTGATGAACACATGATCTACTTATCGAGCTATTTTTTTACAGTTTTGTGCCTTATGAAAGGAGAAATTGGAGGCTACCAAAATCTGAGATTTCACAGGTGCAGATCTTCGGTTTAGATTAGAATTCGCTCAAAGAATCAAGTGGCACTCTCGCTAAGCTTTTATTCATCCTCCATAATGTTTACTTGAAGCTCTCTAGGTTGACCTAACCAAACAGGGCGATCAAACCCGAGAGTTAAAGAATGCCTAGCGAGATTGTGATCCTCGAAATTCGAGATCCTAAACTCATGAACGATATTACAATCAGCAAAACCCGTAGATCGGTCTATGATTTCTTGTACGATAGTATTACTTTGCCACGAAATTTTGCTTGATGTCGTTCACCACCGTCTTTCAGTCACTTGCAATGTGAATTCGCTGGACCTGGACATACAGGTCCTCGGCAAGTGCTTGTCCTTCACGGACAGCCAGAGCTTCGAGGGTAGTTGGGTCTGCAACAAATCTGAATATAACCGATGATGCTCCTAGGAACTCTCCCCTTTCGTTTCTGCACACCACTGCTGCAGCTCCAAACGCATCCTCTTGTGATACAACCTCGTCCACGTTCATTTTTACTAGACCGCCCAGTGGAGGGATCCACGTAGCATTACGAACACTAGTAGCCCCGGATCCCACTGGTGCTTCTTTAGCAATAATCTGAAGGTCCTTTTGGAAAAAAATGATGAAAGATTTGTAGCAAATGGACTCTCGAAGATCTCCTCATAGATAGGTTTCCTTCTGGCTCGCCAAATTGCCAAAGTCACTGTCATACGAGTGGACTCATCCTGCGCCAATTTTTCATGCATTGAAAACAGCCAACACTTTGCATTCATTGACAAATCGCTGCACATGCACTCCACTGTCTCCTCTGAAGATAGAGACCAAACGCTCCTCGCCATCACAGAATCAATAAGAGCATGCTTCCAACTGTCTTGCGCAGAGCATAAAGCACATACTAGGGAGGTAGAAATGTTGCGGTGATGGAGTAAGTCTCCTATTGGAAGAGATTCATGGCACAACCTCCATAGAAAAAAATTCAGTTTTGAAGGAACCTTAATATTCCAAAGAGCTGTCCATGCCCGCTCCTCTCTAACTGAATCAAAGTGGCTTCCAGTATGCTGTAACAGTGACTCCCCTTGCAACTTTGTTCGCAGCAGAAATTTGTAAACTGAGCTGACTGGAAACACTCCTCGATCATCCTCTCCCCATGCCCAAAAATCATCCAGTCGTCTGGTACATAGTGGGAATCCCAAGATTAAATCTGCATCAACTGGGAGGAAAACTTCTCGGCCCCTGTCCTCACGCCATGCAGCTGACGAGCTGTCTATTCATTCTGAAACAAAAACTGGCTTATCATGTACCAAAGAAGTCAACGTCTCATCAGTCCAGACCGAGGGATCCAGTTGTGctcaattttttttgttttctcaCCAGTCCCAATTCTGCTTATTAGGCCATGAGCCAAAGCATCTCGATCATCTAGCACCGCCCTCCAAATCTGTGATGGGTTAGAACCCAAATATGCCTCAAGAAAAGAATCATTGGGTAAGTATTTTGCTTTCAAAATTCTTGCACTCAAAGTAAGGGGTGCTTGGATCAGGCGCCAAGCTTGTCTTGCTACAAGAGATAAATTAAATAGCTTCATATCCCGAAATCCAAGACCTCCCAACGACTTTGGCTTGGTGCACACATCTCATGAAATCCAGCAAGgtgttatttttctttttttgcacCCCACCAAAACCGGCGGATCATTGACTTTATACTCTCGCAAATACCCATGGGAAGCCTGAAGCATGGCATTGAATAGACAGGGATTGCTTGGGCCACCGCCTTGATCaatgctacttgtgagctgcgttgggatttcctcgaagaCGAAAGGATGATGCAATACAATAGAGATAAATATTTTCCTTAGTTAtggaaccaaggttatcaatgcAGTGGGAGAACCAAGCAACAGTATATAAACATTATCTGCACATaaacaacaaatacttgcaacccaacaaatagaggggttgtcaatccctcaacggTTACGAGCGAGATTAAATGATATAGTTTTTGATAGATAGATCAAACCAAAAtacaaaataaaaaaattgcagcgagatatttttggttttaatatatgatagaaaatagacttggggccatagttttcactagaggcttctctcataaaaataacatacggtgggtaaacaaattactgttaggCAATTAACAGAAGAGCAAAAATTATGACGATATCCGAcacaatgatcatgtatataggcatcacgtccgagacaagtagaccaaaactattctgcatctactactattacttcacacgtcgaccgctatacatcatgcatctagtgtattaagttcatgaaagaacagagtaacgccttaagcaagatgacatgatgtagacaagatgttgtagggtgaaaccctaggggggatcttttcacacttggagggggaaaagTGATGAACACACAAGAACACAAGGGGAAAATCACTCAAACATACCcaaatcacacatccactagagtAGCATACATGAGATCCACAAGCATACAGGAACAATTCAAGGAAAATAGCACTAGGGTAGAGTTCTTCCCACTCCAAGGAGGTGAGGCCTTGATGTTGATCTTCTCCAAGAGGAGGCCTTGATAATCCACAAGGATTGTTCCCAAAGAGGGGTCTTGATCTCTAAGAGGAGGGGATACAAAGAGCAAAGCTCTCTCATGTCTCTCAAATACTTTGCTATCCCCTAGAACAAGCTAGGTGAGGGGTACTTATAGTCTAGGGACGAAATTGGGGGAAACATGGGTACATGGGTCTTTTAACTCTAAATGCGCGCAGGCATATTCGGTGGAGTCCGGGCACCCGAGGTAAAGTGGTCGGGGCACCCGGACCGGTCAGAGATAGGCGCCAATGAGGGGGGGGCACCTGGGGGTCGAAGGCCCGGGCACCCGGACGGGTCAGAGGAGGACCAGTCCCTGTGGTAGAAGAGCCAGGGCACCCAGAGGTGAGGGACAGCGCCCAGCAGGGTGGTCGGCACCCGGGGCGGCGGGCAGCACCCAAGCTGGGGAGGCCGGGCACCCGGGGTGTCCAGTGGCTCCACTCCTTCGTgcccttcttccttctccttccccttgTATGCTCACGTCTCCCTCCTAGCTTCTTCATGGGCTTCTTCTTGGTACCCAATAATGCATAGAGTTTTCATTTGAGGTAGAATCCAACTCTTGTGTGCTCAGGTCTCCCTCCTAGCTTATTCATGGGCTTCGCCATGAATAGCAGAGCACTTATCAATGTGGCATGTCGGCCGAGGAACAACCACGAGCGCTTCCGGTCTTGAAAACGCCGTGTTCAGGTGACGCTCTCAAAGAAGATCGGCAGATTCGCCAACCATCAGACACAAACCCTGTACTGGAGAGGTCGTCACCTTCTGCTCGTCGCCATCACCATCCGAAGCGGCAGTCGCCGCCTCGCCGGCAACACCTCTGAATACCAGATCCACCACATGGGAGTAATGGCAGAAAACAAATCCCTTCAATCCATCGTTATCGTCACACATGAAACCGTCGAGATGTGGCTGGGATCGGGGAACAATTATTCCCAATGTCAACACCGCCGCCATCCAAAACACTAACGAAGAAATCTACAATCCTATCCCTAACTATAAACCAAGACAAAAAAAACTAGGGTTCCCTCCCCAGCTGTCGCCGGAGCGGCGAACGGAGGGGAAGAGAACCCTCGGCCTCGCCAGCGTAGTGAGGGGGGTTGTTGTTTCACTTTTCTTCCTGGAGAGAACGAGAGAAGGCACGAAGGAACCGTTCCGTCAAAGAAGGGCCGATTGTTTCAAACTGGGTAAAGgataaaaggaaaaaaaaaagagTAACATGACACAAGTAATTTGTTGTTCCAGTGGTTTGCGCTCTACTTTGTGAACTAGAGGTTGTGAGTTTGACCCGTCGTTCCAGCACAACTTTTTAAAtttaaaatagcaaaaaaaaaattaatgggccggcccagctcggATAGGGCATGTGCGCCGGTTGACAAATTGCCTTTAACCCGAGGCGCTAAATAGGGTTTGCCCCTCCCTGCATGCCAATGCTTGAGTGTTGGGTCTATAATTCATGGGTGAGAGAAGTGGGTTATAGATTAGACATATATAATTCAACGCGGATATTCGGTAGGACATTATTTTTGTATTAATTATGTGATAATGTTAATATTTGGTATGTGATTAATTACACGCTAAACATATTCACCGCGTACCGTTTAGCGGAGATCCCTTAAAGCCCAAACTCGTAATACTACGATTCCGTATACACATCGAAGGCGAACTGGCAAACAAAATAGGCCCATCTTAGTTTACAGTCCGTCCTGGCTTAGGTTTGATCTTCCGTGTAGGTCGGGCTCTCGTCTGCTAGATTTGTCACGTTGAGTCCGTCGAGAATCGAAAGCAGATCGACCAATCTCTCTGCCGACTTGCTTTGTCGCCGCTCGCCGCCTCGTTGCTCCCTCGCTCTGCGCCGCCCGCCGGGGGCTAGGATTCCATCCAGACCATAAGCGGCGGTGATCGAAGCTCATGCTTCTGCCGTGCTAGCCATCCGCCAGTCTCCCTTTGTTTTCAAGGTACTCTACTACTCCGTCCGTAAAGAAATAATTTTATATTTAGATCATcaaaatagtgatctaaacgctattacatttgtttacagagggagtaccaGTCAGTGCAGTATTTTTTATGAAGAAATTATTACGACCTAGTATTTGTCTAGCAGTAGTTAACAATACACTTGGCAATAAAATCAATTCTTAGCTGCCTTTGCTGGGACTCATGTCGCATTCCTGATCATCTGGTCCGCCTGTTTAACCGAGTTGGGTGGTCTTCCTAGATTTTTTTTTTCAATTATGTAGTTATATATTTTTGTTTTTGTTAGATCATCTAACCATTATATTGCAGGGCAATCATACAATTGACATAGTATTAGATTGTACACATGTCCTAGGAAAGCATTAGATTGTACATAATTGTTAAAGAGTGCACACATACAATCAACAAAAATATGGTTATTTCCTTCAACACTTCACTTCTCAAAAGAAATTAATTATGGTTATTTTGCACACCTAAATGGCCACTGTTAGTATTATGCGCCAATCAGCCTAAAATATATAATCAGGCCATTCAAAAAAGGAAATTTTTTGTTCTGGGTATTTCATTTGAAAATTGACTCCACTTTTGGCTCACACTATATGCTCACTACATTACATGTTCTCTTATGGTCTTTTTTGGCTCGTAGATAAAGGGTATGAGCAGTTATCTGTGGGCTGTTGCAGGTGCCGCGTAAACGTCGTGTGTAAACCCAGCCGGAGCGCGTTGAACTGAAACGGCGAGCCGAAGCGTGTGCTCCGCCGGCGGTTGGGGTCTCCAAGCGTCTCCATCCAGTGCTCCTGGTGACAAAAAATCTAACCTTCTCCGTCGCAGGCCAAAAGTCTGAACCCCACGCCATGGTGGTGGACTCCATTTTCGCAGACTTCAGGCTTGACCCGAAAAGCGACTTGTATCTCTTCCAAACCCTCAGCGTAGGGCAGCACGTCCTGCGCATAGGATGCCATCCGCGCGGGACGGGGCACAGAGACGACGGCGACCTCTCCGTCGCCCTGCGGCTGGAGAGCAAATCCAGGAGCGTCAAGGTCGAATTCGACGCCTTCCTGACGGGCGGAGACGACGGCGCACCACCGCTCAGAGCAAAGCGGTCCACGTTTACGCAGGAGAAGACCTCCGATGACGTGGACGTCCAT belongs to Triticum urartu cultivar G1812 chromosome 7, Tu2.1, whole genome shotgun sequence and includes:
- the LOC125521265 gene encoding MADS-box transcription factor 55-like, encoding MARERRAIRRIESAAARQVTFSKRRRGLFKKAEELAVLCDADVALVVFSSTGKLSQFASSSMNEIIDKYSTHSKNLGKSDQQPAIDLNLEHCKYDSLNEQLAEASLGLRHMRGEELDGLSVGELQQMEKNLETGLQRVLCTKDRQFMQQISDLQQKGTQLAEENMRLKNQMHEVPTASTAVAEAENVVPEDAHSSDSVMTAVHSGSSQDNDDGSDISLKLALPWK